A stretch of Candidatus Caldatribacterium sp. DNA encodes these proteins:
- a CDS encoding AAA family ATPase: MAVSGTIDLNPEFAKALAILEESDQSVFITGQAGTGKSTLLRYFRENTKKNIVVLAPTGVAAINVQGQTIHSFFRFRPDVTPDAAWRVRPNNEKLYRNLDTIVIDEVSMVRADLLDCADAFLRRFGKKPGEPFGGVQMVFIGDLYQLPPVVKEKERILFEEYYQSPYFFSARSFQEIHPAFVEFEKVYRQNDEQFLAILNRIRSNTVSDEDLRILNERVIPGYVPEEGEFVVYLTTTKERAQRINEERMQRLKGEERLYMGVLTGSFENSKTKDLPADLELRLKKGAQVMLLNNDPLGQWVNGTMGQVVGFEKREWGEVVVLNLENGEEVEVGPHVWDMFEFYYDERAQRIATRQIGSFTQYPLRLAWAITIHKSQGLTFDRVVIDLGRGTFAHGQLYVALSRCRTLEGIVLRQPVRREHILMDEAVVRFLAEYRDRRESQSG, from the coding sequence ATGGCTGTCTCAGGAACCATTGATTTGAATCCAGAGTTTGCGAAGGCTCTTGCAATTCTCGAAGAGAGCGATCAATCGGTCTTCATTACCGGCCAGGCGGGAACCGGAAAATCCACTCTCTTGCGGTACTTCCGGGAAAACACAAAGAAAAACATAGTTGTCCTGGCACCTACAGGGGTCGCAGCCATTAACGTTCAGGGGCAGACCATTCATTCCTTTTTCCGCTTTCGCCCCGATGTGACACCGGATGCTGCATGGAGAGTTCGGCCGAACAATGAGAAATTGTACAGAAACCTCGATACTATCGTGATTGACGAGGTTTCCATGGTTCGGGCGGATCTCCTTGATTGCGCCGATGCGTTCCTTCGTCGTTTTGGGAAAAAGCCTGGAGAGCCTTTTGGTGGTGTTCAGATGGTCTTCATCGGCGACCTCTACCAGTTACCTCCAGTAGTGAAAGAGAAGGAGAGAATCCTTTTTGAAGAGTACTACCAGAGCCCTTACTTCTTCAGTGCCCGGTCTTTCCAGGAGATTCATCCTGCTTTTGTGGAGTTTGAGAAGGTTTACCGCCAGAACGACGAGCAGTTCTTGGCAATCTTAAACCGGATTCGGAGCAACACGGTGAGTGACGAGGATCTTCGGATTCTCAACGAGCGGGTTATCCCCGGGTACGTTCCCGAAGAAGGGGAGTTCGTGGTGTACCTGACAACGACAAAGGAGAGGGCCCAGAGAATAAATGAGGAGCGGATGCAAAGGCTCAAAGGGGAAGAGAGATTGTACATGGGGGTCCTGACTGGAAGTTTTGAAAATTCAAAAACAAAAGACCTACCTGCTGATTTAGAGCTGCGGCTCAAAAAGGGTGCCCAGGTGATGCTCCTCAACAACGACCCCTTAGGGCAGTGGGTCAATGGAACCATGGGACAAGTGGTGGGTTTTGAAAAAAGAGAATGGGGAGAAGTCGTGGTTCTTAACCTTGAAAACGGCGAAGAAGTCGAAGTGGGACCACACGTCTGGGATATGTTTGAGTTCTACTACGATGAAAGAGCACAGCGCATCGCCACAAGACAAATTGGTTCGTTCACGCAGTATCCTCTGCGGCTTGCCTGGGCAATCACCATTCACAAAAGCCAGGGTTTAACCTTTGACCGGGTGGTCATCGACCTCGGCAGAGGAACTTTTGCCCACGGACAGCTCTACGTGGCACTCTCCCGCTGTAGAACCCTTGAGGGGATTGTCCTTCGACAACCCGTTCGACGAGAGCACATCCTCATGGATGAAGCCGTAGTCCGTTTCCTTGCGGAGTACCGGGATAGGCGGGAGAGCCAATCGGGTTAG
- a CDS encoding ROK family transcriptional regulator, with amino-acid sequence MIGTPEECRRINRRNILLEIRTNAPISRTELSKRLGLSLPSVSRIVDPLIRDGVIREVGKGRSTTGRKPTLLELNPEYRYVFGVDCSRKVTVVLSDLHLNTLHKQEIEASPMLGPLKIGRIVLETLEEIRRHYSLAPEQIAGVGIATPGFCFKHQEGTEWSPFSGWESTDVEMLFTRLIPYRLIIDNIARASTLAEMSFGWGKDFSGFFYFFCSWGVGGGYVYRGELVRGMHGSCGEVGHTTVDPNGKPCYCGNRGCLEQYTSTAFILSEMEKEMGQPFTFNKLVESYKERNPKVLAVLRRAGFVLGKGIANMINVLNPPAVVLGGELVQFPEYVEEAIRSSRENIFSLKAQNTPILVSKLQEEGSALGVASEVVASLLEELV; translated from the coding sequence ATGATTGGCACTCCAGAAGAATGTAGGAGAATTAATAGGAGGAACATACTGCTAGAAATAAGAACCAATGCTCCGATCTCCCGTACCGAGCTCTCAAAGCGCTTGGGACTTTCGCTTCCTTCGGTATCGAGGATTGTTGACCCTCTTATAAGGGATGGAGTAATTCGGGAAGTTGGTAAGGGGAGATCTACTACGGGTAGGAAACCGACCCTTCTGGAACTTAATCCAGAGTACCGGTACGTATTTGGTGTGGATTGTTCTCGTAAGGTAACAGTGGTTTTGAGCGATTTACACCTTAATACGCTACACAAGCAAGAGATAGAAGCAAGTCCGATGCTAGGTCCCCTTAAAATTGGCCGCATAGTCCTGGAAACCCTTGAGGAGATACGTCGTCATTACTCTCTGGCACCTGAGCAAATTGCGGGGGTGGGTATTGCAACCCCAGGTTTCTGCTTTAAACATCAGGAGGGGACAGAATGGTCTCCCTTTTCTGGCTGGGAAAGTACAGATGTAGAAATGCTGTTTACACGCCTGATACCCTACCGTTTGATTATTGACAACATTGCTAGAGCTTCAACCCTTGCGGAAATGTCTTTTGGATGGGGAAAAGATTTTTCTGGCTTCTTCTACTTTTTTTGCAGCTGGGGGGTTGGAGGCGGATACGTGTACCGTGGTGAGCTTGTTAGGGGGATGCACGGGTCTTGTGGGGAAGTAGGACATACAACTGTAGATCCTAATGGAAAACCGTGCTACTGCGGGAACAGGGGATGCCTCGAACAGTATACTTCTACTGCCTTTATTCTTAGCGAGATGGAAAAAGAAATGGGACAGCCCTTTACCTTTAACAAACTTGTCGAGAGCTACAAAGAGAGAAATCCAAAGGTACTTGCGGTTTTGAGAAGAGCGGGTTTTGTGCTGGGGAAAGGGATTGCCAACATGATTAACGTTTTGAACCCGCCGGCTGTGGTTTTGGGTGGAGAATTGGTGCAATTTCCCGAATACGTGGAGGAAGCTATCCGCTCCTCCAGGGAAAATATTTTTTCCCTAAAAGCGCAGAATACGCCCATCTTGGTGAGCAAGCTTCAGGAAGAGGGAAGTGCCTTAGGAGTGGCAAGTGAAGTTGTTGCCTCTCTATTAGAAGAGCTGGTCTAA